The following coding sequences lie in one Apium graveolens cultivar Ventura chromosome 3, ASM990537v1, whole genome shotgun sequence genomic window:
- the LOC141715052 gene encoding uncharacterized protein LOC141715052, with the protein MPYGTEALVPVEVGLESYRTETYNVETNSFGLKANVDLLEEEREAAHQRNMRYLLEAAQHYDSNVKKRAFGVRDLVLRELAASMSAKQGKLQPNWEGPYKVIEVIRPGTYKLETLSGELIKNTWQCQSAFENFISKKFLKSLYFNYM; encoded by the coding sequence ATGCCTTATGGCACTGAGGCCCTAGTTCCTGTTGAAGTGGGCTTGGAATCATACCGAACCGAGACCTACAATGTGGAAACTAATAGCTTCGGGTTGAAGGCGAACGTAGATTTGCTGGAGGAAGAAAGAGAAGCCGCACATCAAAGGAATATGAGGTATTTACTGGAAGCGGCACAACACTATGACTCCAATGTGAAGAAAAGGGCCTTCGGAGTAAGAGACCTAGTACTAAGGGAGTTGGCCGCATCTATGTCGGCCAAACAAGGAAAGCTCCAGCCGAACTGGGAAGGGCCTTACAAGGTGATCGAAGTCATTCGCCCCGGAACCTATAAGCTCGAAACATTGTCGGGCGAATTAATCAAAAATACTTGGCAATGCCAGTCGGCCTTCGAAAATTTTATCAGTAAGAAATTTCTTAAAAGCTTGTATTTCAATTATATGTGA